One stretch of Leptospira bourretii DNA includes these proteins:
- a CDS encoding LA_2444/LA_4059 family outer membrane protein: MKQNLIYLILVSVSSMIFAEGREMETPTPEGKNKKSEWSLLLKRQTYHYLPYEYSSLTDKNESIVPTRSSSALKENGKVLIPFVFSYENLEKGFKVDLSYFEIEIVNANTLLYQQSAQGGNVSRFYLSPTARSEFELNLYQTFLLNKDWKLYLGGGVRNINRYLYGNYLGQGTFKEYFFTYGPQVSAQTIYQLTQELALHLTIDVFYTQGTRFFKQPNLMEDRLQYSLSTAGTEGIFRGYEWDGSFSYSFHPNMKFFVGYNMIVSKFSYLHYNEIQFSRNTANLGSQNPSVTDNWEWNLPKKSENFDRLRGIYLGMMVSF, translated from the coding sequence ATGAAACAGAACCTAATTTATCTAATCCTTGTTTCTGTCTCTTCGATGATTTTTGCGGAGGGCCGGGAAATGGAAACTCCTACCCCCGAAGGAAAAAACAAAAAATCAGAATGGAGTTTGCTCTTAAAAAGACAGACCTACCACTACCTTCCTTACGAATACAGCTCTCTTACGGATAAAAATGAATCCATTGTCCCCACTCGTTCCAGTTCCGCTTTGAAAGAAAATGGAAAGGTTCTCATTCCCTTTGTATTCAGTTATGAAAACTTAGAGAAAGGATTCAAAGTGGATCTTTCTTATTTTGAAATTGAAATCGTAAATGCAAACACTCTACTTTACCAACAGTCGGCCCAAGGGGGAAATGTATCCCGGTTTTATCTTTCTCCGACAGCTCGTTCTGAGTTTGAGCTGAACCTTTACCAAACATTTTTACTTAACAAAGATTGGAAATTGTATCTGGGAGGTGGGGTTCGCAATATCAACAGGTATCTTTATGGAAACTATTTAGGCCAAGGAACCTTCAAAGAATATTTTTTTACGTATGGCCCACAAGTCTCAGCCCAAACGATCTACCAACTCACCCAAGAATTGGCACTCCACCTAACAATAGATGTATTCTACACACAAGGCACTCGGTTTTTCAAACAACCCAACTTAATGGAGGACCGGTTACAATATTCCCTATCCACTGCCGGTACGGAAGGAATCTTTCGTGGTTATGAATGGGATGGATCGTTTTCCTATTCCTTTCATCCTAATATGAAATTTTTTGTGGGTTATAATATGATTGTTTCTAAGTTCTCCTATTTGCATTATAATGAAATTCAATTTAGCCGTAACACTGCAAATTTAGGTTCACAGAATCCTTCCGTGACAGACAATTGGGAATGGAACCTGCCTAAAAAATCAGAAAACTTTGATCGTTTGCGTGGAATTTATTTGGGAATGATGGTTAGTTTTTAA
- a CDS encoding class I SAM-dependent methyltransferase, translating to METNVFDQLAKEYDTNERIELAKIISSAVEAECQESQSKTLFDYGCGTGLVGLTLTSLVEHILLIDASEPMLDIVREKIKRTNIHNAEVIHSNFLQNSKTKKADILLVSLVLLHIPDTKKILKFFYEILNPQGRIILIDFDKNEKIYHPKVHNGFTDLEIKSLLSEVGFHNIKKNTFYHGKNIFMKEDASLFLATGIK from the coding sequence ATGGAAACAAATGTTTTTGACCAACTCGCAAAAGAGTATGATACAAACGAAAGAATAGAATTAGCAAAAATCATTTCCAGTGCCGTGGAGGCAGAATGCCAGGAGAGCCAATCAAAAACTTTATTTGATTATGGTTGTGGCACGGGTCTTGTCGGCCTCACCTTAACATCTTTAGTGGAACATATACTTCTGATTGATGCATCAGAACCCATGTTAGACATTGTCCGAGAAAAAATCAAAAGAACCAACATACACAATGCAGAGGTAATCCACTCCAACTTTCTGCAAAATTCAAAAACAAAAAAAGCAGATATTTTGCTGGTTTCGTTGGTTCTATTGCATATCCCCGATACAAAAAAGATTTTAAAGTTTTTTTATGAAATCCTAAATCCCCAAGGGAGGATCATCCTTATTGATTTTGATAAAAATGAAAAGATTTACCATCCCAAAGTGCATAACGGATTTACCGATTTAGAAATTAAGTCCCTACTCTCTGAAGTTGGGTTTCATAATATAAAGAAGAATACATTTTATCATGGAAAAAATATTTTTATGAAGGAAGATGCTTCGCTATTTTTGGCAACAGGGATCAAATGA
- the fumC gene encoding class II fumarate hydratase, with protein MKTRIETDSMGEIAVENTRYWGAQTERSLHHFHIGNDRFPREMIRALGILKKCAALTNKELGILSPEKSELIVKAAEEVIAGTLDDHFPLAIWQTGSGTQTNMNVNEVISNRAIELAGGVMGSKNPIHPNDDVNKAQSSNDTFPTAMHIACIEQLVHKLIPALQTLHDTFEKKSKEFESIIKIGRTHLQDATPLTLGQEFSGYVQQLSYSIDRVKRALPSVYRLALGGTAVGTGLNTHAEFAVKAAEAIAKETGLPFVSAENKFEALAAHDSLVEVSGVLKTIACSLMKIANDIRWLASGPRSGIGEISIPENEPGSSIMPGKVNPTQSEAMTMVAAQVIGNDVAVNLGGSSGNFELNVFKPLIIFNVLNSIRLLADATLSFEEHCARGIEPNRETIEQNLNRSLMLVTALNPYIGYDKAAKIAKTAHKENSTLKEAGIKLGILTAEQFDEWVKPEEMI; from the coding sequence ATGAAAACAAGAATCGAAACCGACTCTATGGGTGAAATTGCTGTAGAAAACACTCGTTATTGGGGTGCACAAACCGAACGTTCCCTCCACCACTTCCATATCGGTAATGATCGATTTCCGAGAGAAATGATTCGAGCTCTTGGAATTTTAAAAAAGTGCGCTGCACTCACAAATAAAGAGTTAGGCATCTTATCTCCGGAAAAATCAGAACTTATCGTAAAGGCAGCAGAAGAAGTCATTGCCGGAACTTTGGATGACCACTTCCCTCTTGCCATATGGCAAACCGGATCAGGTACACAAACCAATATGAATGTGAACGAAGTCATATCAAATCGTGCCATCGAATTGGCAGGTGGAGTTATGGGTTCTAAAAATCCCATCCATCCCAATGACGATGTGAACAAAGCACAAAGTTCCAATGACACCTTTCCTACAGCCATGCACATTGCTTGTATCGAACAATTGGTTCACAAACTCATTCCCGCCTTACAAACGCTTCACGATACTTTCGAAAAAAAATCAAAAGAGTTTGAAAGTATCATTAAAATTGGAAGAACCCATTTGCAAGACGCCACACCTCTCACACTGGGTCAGGAATTTTCTGGATATGTACAACAACTCTCGTATTCCATAGACAGAGTCAAACGGGCCTTACCTTCTGTTTATCGTTTGGCACTTGGCGGAACGGCTGTGGGAACAGGACTCAACACACATGCCGAGTTTGCAGTAAAAGCTGCGGAAGCGATTGCCAAAGAAACAGGACTACCTTTTGTCAGTGCGGAAAACAAATTTGAGGCTCTCGCCGCACATGATTCGTTAGTCGAAGTCAGTGGTGTTTTAAAAACCATCGCTTGTTCCCTCATGAAAATCGCAAACGATATCCGTTGGTTGGCTTCGGGCCCACGTTCCGGGATTGGAGAAATCTCCATTCCCGAAAATGAACCTGGCTCTTCGATTATGCCGGGAAAAGTCAATCCTACACAATCCGAAGCCATGACCATGGTGGCCGCTCAGGTCATCGGAAATGATGTGGCAGTGAATCTAGGAGGATCTTCCGGTAATTTTGAACTGAATGTATTCAAACCTCTGATTATCTTTAATGTTTTAAATTCCATACGCCTGTTAGCGGATGCAACTTTATCTTTTGAAGAACATTGCGCACGAGGAATAGAACCAAACCGAGAAACGATCGAACAAAATTTAAATCGTTCGTTAATGCTTGTGACAGCACTAAACCCTTATATTGGATATGACAAAGCAGCGAAAATTGCGAAAACAGCTCACAAAGAAAACTCAACACTAAAAGAAGCGGGAATCAAATTAGGAATCCTCACTGCTGAGCAGTTTGACGAATGGGTGAAACCGGAAGAGATGATTTGA
- a CDS encoding fumarate hydratase has translation MPEFFYADPFPLKEDTTEYKLLTKDFVSTVPFGDKEILKVEPEGLTFLAEKAMEDVSFYLRTKHLEKVRKILDDPEATPNDRFVAMALLKNAVIAADKQLPSCQDTGTGIVMAKKGEYVITGGDDAEALSRGIYNTYVNRNLRYSQVVPLTMYDEVNSGSNLPAQIDIYSTPGDKYSFLFLAKGGGSANKTYLFQETKALLNPASLEKFIADKVSNLGTAACPPYHIAVVIGGTSAEANLKTVKLASAGYLDHLPTKGDKFGSAFRDIELEEKMLLAAQKSGIGAQFGGKYLAHDFKVIRLPRHGASCPVGLGVSCSADRNIKGKITKDGIYLEKLEYDPSKFLPTIDDVDANTESVHINLNQPMPEILKVLTKYPVKTRVMLSGRLVVARDIAHAKLKEKLDKGEPLPEYFKNHPVYYAGPAKTPEGMPSGSFGPTTAGRMDSYVPLFQEKGYSMISLAKGNRSKVVTDSCKKNGGFYLGSIGGPAALLAKENIKKVEVLDFPELGMEAVWSIDVENFPAFIVVDDKGNDFFQMLN, from the coding sequence ATGCCAGAGTTTTTTTACGCCGATCCTTTCCCTTTAAAAGAAGACACCACCGAATACAAATTACTCACAAAAGATTTTGTAAGCACTGTCCCCTTTGGGGATAAAGAAATTCTAAAAGTGGAACCGGAAGGACTTACCTTCCTTGCGGAAAAGGCAATGGAAGATGTATCTTTTTATCTAAGAACAAAACACTTGGAAAAAGTTCGTAAAATTTTAGACGATCCGGAAGCAACACCAAACGATCGTTTTGTGGCAATGGCTCTCCTTAAAAATGCTGTGATTGCCGCAGACAAACAACTTCCCTCCTGCCAAGATACAGGAACCGGGATTGTCATGGCAAAAAAAGGCGAATATGTGATCACCGGTGGCGATGATGCAGAAGCCCTTTCTCGTGGAATCTACAATACCTATGTAAATAGAAACTTACGATATTCACAAGTGGTTCCTCTCACAATGTATGATGAGGTCAATTCCGGTTCCAATTTACCTGCTCAGATCGATATTTATTCCACACCTGGCGATAAATATAGTTTTCTATTTTTGGCAAAAGGGGGTGGGTCTGCGAACAAAACGTATCTTTTCCAAGAAACAAAAGCACTTCTCAATCCTGCTTCTCTCGAAAAATTCATAGCAGACAAAGTATCCAACTTGGGTACAGCAGCTTGCCCTCCTTACCATATCGCCGTGGTGATTGGAGGAACGTCAGCAGAAGCCAATTTAAAGACCGTAAAACTGGCGTCAGCTGGATATTTGGATCATTTGCCAACCAAAGGAGACAAATTTGGATCTGCCTTCCGCGATATAGAACTGGAAGAAAAAATGTTACTGGCAGCTCAAAAATCAGGGATTGGAGCTCAGTTTGGTGGAAAGTATTTGGCCCATGACTTTAAAGTCATTCGACTTCCTCGCCACGGTGCTTCTTGTCCAGTGGGACTTGGCGTGAGTTGTAGTGCCGATCGGAACATCAAAGGAAAAATTACAAAAGACGGAATCTATTTAGAAAAACTAGAATATGATCCATCTAAGTTTTTACCAACGATTGATGATGTGGATGCAAATACAGAATCCGTACATATCAATCTCAACCAACCAATGCCTGAAATTCTAAAGGTTCTTACTAAATATCCTGTCAAAACACGTGTTATGTTGTCGGGCCGTCTCGTTGTGGCTCGTGACATTGCTCATGCAAAGTTAAAGGAAAAATTGGATAAGGGTGAACCACTTCCCGAATATTTCAAAAACCATCCAGTGTATTATGCAGGTCCTGCCAAAACTCCAGAAGGAATGCCATCTGGTTCTTTTGGCCCAACCACTGCAGGTCGTATGGATAGTTATGTTCCTCTTTTCCAAGAAAAAGGTTATTCGATGATTTCTCTTGCTAAGGGAAATCGTTCCAAGGTGGTCACTGATAGTTGCAAAAAAAATGGTGGGTTTTATCTCGGATCCATCGGTGGCCCGGCGGCCCTTCTTGCCAAAGAAAATATCAAAAAGGTAGAAGTCCTCGACTTTCCAGAGTTAGGTATGGAAGCAGTTTGGTCCATTGATGTGGAAAACTTTCCTGCCTTCATCGTAGTGGATGATAAAGGAAATGATTTTTTCCAAATGTTGAATTAG
- a CDS encoding AAA family ATPase has translation MEPQNLSNSETNHTSSETAKTLLALRGIPGSGKSSLAKAISFTNGAPIFSIDSYFEDEAGEYHFDYQKNHLAYKECETKTKQALEREIPFVIVDNTFTLDWELSPYIHLAKEFGYKLYVVTVENRHDGKNVHQIPEEQIEKMKAKYQVVL, from the coding sequence ATGGAACCCCAAAATTTGTCAAACTCTGAAACAAATCATACCTCAAGTGAGACAGCCAAAACACTACTTGCTTTAAGAGGAATTCCCGGTTCCGGAAAATCAAGTTTAGCTAAGGCCATTTCCTTTACGAATGGGGCACCTATCTTTTCCATTGATTCCTATTTTGAAGATGAAGCCGGTGAATATCATTTTGACTATCAAAAAAACCATTTAGCTTACAAAGAGTGTGAAACCAAAACCAAACAAGCCCTCGAACGGGAAATCCCTTTTGTCATCGTGGACAATACATTTACTTTAGATTGGGAACTTTCACCTTACATACATTTAGCGAAAGAATTTGGATATAAACTTTATGTTGTAACTGTGGAGAACAGGCACGATGGAAAAAATGTGCACCAAATTCCAGAAGAACAAATTGAGAAGATGAAAGCGAAGTATCAGGTGGTTTTGTAG
- a CDS encoding SRPBCC domain-containing protein has product MKFKASPMTIYQCIADSKKVTSLTGETATISKHIGGTFFTMSGKISGIIVDLAPSKRIVQAWRRTDFPEGIYSMATFTFKETSEGGTEVVLTHRGVPKELIPDIEEGWRQNYWDKIRNVVKTNSI; this is encoded by the coding sequence GTGAAATTTAAAGCCTCACCTATGACAATTTACCAATGCATCGCTGACTCGAAGAAAGTCACTTCACTCACTGGGGAAACTGCCACGATCAGCAAACACATCGGTGGTACGTTTTTCACTATGTCTGGAAAAATTTCCGGAATCATCGTCGATCTTGCACCTTCGAAACGTATTGTCCAAGCATGGAGAAGAACCGATTTTCCTGAGGGAATTTATTCGATGGCTACTTTTACCTTCAAAGAAACTTCTGAAGGTGGAACTGAAGTTGTACTCACGCACCGCGGCGTTCCGAAGGAACTTATCCCTGATATAGAGGAAGGTTGGCGCCAAAACTATTGGGATAAGATTCGGAATGTTGTGAAAACGAATTCCATTTAA
- a CDS encoding RNA recognition motif domain-containing protein, with amino-acid sequence MSVNIYVGNLSYDMTEGKLSELFGAHGAVTSAKIITDQYSGRSKGFGFIEMKDGKEADNAIKELNGKNILNREMKVNIAKPKTNNWR; translated from the coding sequence ATGTCAGTAAACATTTACGTTGGCAACCTCTCTTACGATATGACTGAAGGTAAACTCAGTGAGCTTTTCGGAGCACACGGAGCAGTAACTTCTGCAAAAATCATCACTGACCAGTATTCTGGCCGTTCTAAAGGTTTCGGATTCATCGAAATGAAAGATGGAAAAGAAGCTGATAACGCAATCAAAGAACTTAACGGAAAGAACATTCTTAACCGTGAGATGAAAGTAAACATCGCAAAACCTAAAACAAACAACTGGAGATAA
- a CDS encoding FKBP-type peptidyl-prolyl cis-trans isomerase, with product MNMSKTISKGMVVGFSYHLKNAQGETLDQSDEPLLYLHGWQNIIPGLEKELEGLVNGDSKNVTVPPEDGYGTYNEALIFQVPKTELPPEAELEVGMEFQTDTPEGRMVLYLQEVRDADVILNGNHPLAGETLHFAVTIKSIREATEEELQHGHVHGPGGHHHH from the coding sequence ATGAATATGTCAAAAACCATCAGCAAAGGAATGGTTGTAGGATTTTCCTATCACCTAAAGAACGCCCAGGGAGAAACTCTGGACCAATCAGACGAACCACTATTATACCTCCACGGCTGGCAAAACATCATCCCCGGTTTGGAAAAAGAACTAGAAGGATTAGTGAACGGAGATTCTAAAAATGTAACTGTACCACCTGAAGATGGTTATGGGACATATAACGAAGCTCTTATCTTTCAAGTTCCTAAAACGGAACTCCCACCGGAAGCAGAGTTGGAAGTGGGAATGGAGTTTCAAACGGACACACCTGAAGGTAGAATGGTTCTATACTTACAAGAAGTTCGTGACGCAGATGTCATTCTGAACGGCAATCACCCGTTAGCTGGAGAAACCCTCCACTTTGCTGTCACAATCAAATCCATTCGCGAGGCAACGGAAGAAGAATTACAACACGGTCACGTGCACGGTCCTGGCGGACACCACCACCACTAG
- a CDS encoding Na/Pi cotransporter family protein: MNWSLLIQVLGGLGIFIYGMKLLSESLQRVAGDRLRSFLSSMTRNRVSAVFSGLFITSTIQSSSATTVLVVGFVNAGLISLAQAIGVIMGANIGTTITAWIVSFLGFKFNIASFALPAVAAGVILNFSRKESRSGWGSFLIGFGFLFLGLDYLKTSVPDSAKDPDSFLFLQQYTNMGFNTILLFVLIGALLTIVIQSSSASTTITITLAFSGYIPIDAAYGMILGENIGTTITANLAAIPGNRNAKKAALAHTLFNVFGVVWALLFFKLFTGIVDDLIPGDPLTDKESTRFHISLFHTMFNITNTLILIWFVNTISKVVSAIVDGLASKTGKDKDSIRLLQAGSVKTTELAMVELVEFTKKIIRDTYDFLRLTEQILLQPYDATRIGQVLKKEEELDQVRTEVLTYLNQIQETGVTGNYAKDVLGIMERVKAVEEMGDNFASIARKMRKSHRQKVSLDKTFGHSVKDQMDLLKHHYDILLVNLDQSETFDILGNPQIRNQSREYRFQMIRSIKKNDSKVKKKKYQKKDNLMPALLYRDISRNLDNISRLLNAAIYADV, from the coding sequence ATGAATTGGTCACTACTTATTCAAGTTTTAGGTGGACTCGGGATTTTCATCTACGGGATGAAATTACTAAGTGAGTCCTTACAACGTGTGGCGGGAGATCGGCTTCGTTCCTTTCTTTCGTCTATGACGAGAAACAGAGTTTCTGCTGTATTCAGCGGACTATTTATTACATCTACAATACAATCCAGCTCGGCAACCACCGTTCTTGTGGTTGGATTTGTAAATGCTGGTTTAATTTCTCTCGCTCAAGCCATCGGTGTGATCATGGGGGCCAATATAGGAACCACCATCACTGCATGGATTGTCTCTTTTTTAGGATTTAAGTTCAATATTGCATCGTTCGCATTGCCAGCAGTTGCGGCAGGGGTGATCTTAAATTTTTCAAGGAAGGAAAGTAGATCCGGTTGGGGAAGTTTCCTCATTGGGTTTGGATTTTTGTTTTTAGGTTTGGATTATTTAAAAACATCTGTTCCTGATAGCGCAAAAGACCCTGATAGTTTTCTCTTTTTACAACAATACACAAATATGGGATTTAACACCATATTGTTATTTGTATTGATTGGTGCACTATTAACGATTGTTATCCAATCCTCTTCTGCTTCCACAACCATTACTATCACTTTAGCGTTCTCCGGTTATATTCCAATTGATGCCGCCTATGGTATGATCCTTGGGGAAAACATTGGAACGACAATCACTGCTAACCTTGCAGCCATTCCAGGAAATCGAAACGCCAAAAAAGCAGCACTAGCGCATACCTTGTTCAATGTGTTCGGCGTGGTCTGGGCCCTTCTCTTTTTCAAACTGTTCACAGGGATTGTGGATGATTTGATTCCTGGAGATCCTCTCACAGATAAAGAATCAACAAGATTCCATATTTCTTTGTTTCACACTATGTTTAACATTACGAATACGCTAATCCTTATTTGGTTTGTGAATACAATCTCCAAAGTGGTCAGTGCCATCGTTGATGGACTTGCTTCAAAAACGGGAAAAGACAAAGATTCCATTCGATTGTTACAAGCTGGTAGTGTTAAAACCACGGAACTTGCGATGGTGGAACTGGTTGAGTTCACAAAAAAAATCATTCGAGATACGTATGATTTCCTTCGTTTGACTGAACAAATTTTACTTCAGCCATACGATGCCACAAGAATTGGCCAAGTTCTGAAAAAAGAAGAAGAACTAGACCAAGTCCGTACTGAAGTATTGACCTACCTAAACCAAATCCAAGAAACCGGTGTCACTGGTAACTATGCGAAAGATGTTTTAGGAATTATGGAAAGAGTGAAGGCAGTGGAAGAGATGGGTGATAACTTTGCTTCCATTGCAAGGAAAATGAGAAAGTCCCACCGCCAAAAAGTGTCACTGGACAAAACGTTCGGTCATTCTGTAAAAGACCAAATGGATTTACTCAAACACCACTACGACATTTTGCTCGTGAACTTGGATCAAAGTGAAACTTTTGATATCCTCGGTAATCCGCAGATTCGTAACCAAAGTCGTGAATATCGTTTTCAAATGATTCGTTCCATTAAAAAGAACGATTCTAAGGTGAAGAAGAAAAAGTATCAGAAAAAAGACAATTTGATGCCAGCTCTTCTTTACCGCGATATCTCTCGTAATTTGGACAATATTTCCAGACTACTCAATGCGGCGATTTATGCGGACGTTTAG
- a CDS encoding DUF1801 domain-containing protein — MKQFLYDDKLLTGNLGSIMPNTALEYIQSLPEDRKEAFLKLRNTVKKNLPKGFEETIQYKMIGYVIPKKTYPAGYHVTPELALPFLHIASQKNGLALYHMGIYADLKLLKWFQTEYPKHCKTKLDMGKSCIRFKNLNDIPWKLIGELVSKMSPKDWIQIYEKNIKKN; from the coding sequence TTGAAACAATTTCTTTACGATGACAAACTGCTTACCGGAAATCTAGGATCTATCATGCCAAACACCGCTCTCGAATACATCCAATCCTTACCAGAAGATCGAAAAGAAGCCTTCCTCAAACTTCGAAACACCGTCAAAAAAAATCTTCCTAAGGGTTTTGAAGAAACCATCCAATACAAAATGATTGGTTATGTAATACCTAAAAAAACATATCCTGCAGGATACCATGTAACACCGGAACTGGCTCTTCCTTTTCTCCATATTGCTTCCCAAAAGAATGGGCTTGCTCTCTATCATATGGGAATTTACGCCGATCTAAAATTACTCAAATGGTTCCAAACCGAATATCCCAAACATTGTAAAACCAAACTGGATATGGGAAAAAGTTGTATCCGTTTTAAAAACTTAAATGATATTCCTTGGAAATTGATTGGAGAACTGGTGTCGAAGATGAGTCCTAAGGATTGGATTCAAATTTATGAAAAAAACATAAAAAAAAACTAA